The genome window CGTTACTCCGCCGAGCAAATCCATCCGCCGCTCGGTGCGCAATTCCGCCTCGGACGGAATGACGAGATTGCGAACGTGACCGCCATTGTCCAGCCCTTCGAGGCAATAGATGATCGGACCGCGCTGGAATGCCACGCGGCCGATGTCGGCTGCGACCTTGGGATGCGCTTTGATGCGCTCGACGGGCATCGGCAGCGACAGCGCGATTTCATCCCCGCGTTGCCACCGTCGCCGCAGTCGAGCGTAGCCGCTCACTCTGTCGACGGTGATGAGCGATTTGCCGTTCAGTCTTAGTGCCGGCTCGCGGCACCAAGCGGGCAGCCGCACGTTGACGGCAAACTCGGTTTCCCGCTCTGGCGCCACAGATATCTTAATCTCGCCGTCCCACGGATAATCGGTTGTTTGACGAAGCTCGACCTTCGTCCCGCTGAAGGTCAATTCCGCGCGGCTGCCTACAAACAAGTTGACGTAAACAGCATCCTGCTCTTGAGCGTAGATGAGGCCCGGCAGGGCGCCCATCATTTTCAAAAACATCGGGGGACAACACGGGCATGCGTGCCAGCTCCATCGCTGATGGTTGGCGCGAGCCTCCAACGGGTTTTCGTAGAAGTAGGAATCGCCTTTAAGCGAAACGCCGCTGAGGACGCCATTGTAAAGCGCGCGTTCGAGTTCGTCGGCGTAACGTGCGTCGGCGAGCGCCAAGCACATGTTGTGATGAAAGAACCCGCCGCCAACGGCGGCACAAGTCTCGAGATAGCCGCTATTCGGCAATTCGTAATCGGCGCCGAATCGTTCCTGATCGGCCGATGACCCGAGCCCGCCGGTAATATACATTCGACGATCGACCATGTTCTCCCAGAGCCGCCGGGCTTCTGTCAAATAATCATCCCGGCCGGTCGCCAGCGCCGTGCTGACCAAGCCCGTGCAGAGCAGAGTAGCTCGGACGGCGTGGCCTTCGATCGTCTCTTGCCGCAATACCGATTTGTCGTCCTGCGCATAGGCGCCGTAGTTCACCCGGCCGTCATGGTTGCCGCGGTTATCGATCCAAAACTCGGCAAGCTTGAGGTAGCGCTTTTCCTCGACGGGCGCCGCAACATCGGCCTTCAGACCCGGCTTCTCCCGAAAGAGAGTGTACAGCTTGACCAGCGCCTCTTCGCCGAGTGAGTGCCCTGGCACAATGTTCTTTTTTGGCGGCGGCCCCATGACGTCGGCCATGTGGTTGGCCAGTTTAACGGCGACCTTTAACAATCGCGTCTTGCCGGTGGCGCGGTAGTAGTGGATTGCCGCTTCAATCAAGGCTCCGGCGTTGTACACGTCGTGCTGTGCGACATCGTTTCCTCCGTTGAGGCCCCATCGTCTCTGAGGGGCCATCAACTGCGTCCAAGTGTTCAAATAGCCATCCGGGTCTTTGTCTGCCGCGGCTGCGATTCGCTCGATATAGCCATCGAGCCGCTCTTCGAGCGACGGGTCAGAATGTTCGGCTAAGAAATCGGCGCTGGCGCGAATCATTTCATAGACAAGTCCGTCATACCATTCTGGTCCAGCATGTCCGCCGATTTTGCCATCCCGCACGCGGTCGAAATTGTTGATCGCCCCGCCGCGGTCTTTTTCGAATTTCGTTAGGCAATCCGGAATGGTGACCTCACGCCAAATTTTTAACTTCGGCAGCCAGAAATCGTCGTCAATGGTCACCTGTTGAACGGGAACTGCTGTGAGACGATGCGGCCGAGGATCATCGGCCAAGGCAGAACGTCCAGCCGCCAGGACGATCAACACACAAAGT of Pirellulales bacterium contains these proteins:
- a CDS encoding beta-L-arabinofuranosidase domain-containing protein — its product is MDKRLCVLIVLAAGRSALADDPRPHRLTAVPVQQVTIDDDFWLPKLKIWREVTIPDCLTKFEKDRGGAINNFDRVRDGKIGGHAGPEWYDGLVYEMIRASADFLAEHSDPSLEERLDGYIERIAAAADKDPDGYLNTWTQLMAPQRRWGLNGGNDVAQHDVYNAGALIEAAIHYYRATGKTRLLKVAVKLANHMADVMGPPPKKNIVPGHSLGEEALVKLYTLFREKPGLKADVAAPVEEKRYLKLAEFWIDNRGNHDGRVNYGAYAQDDKSVLRQETIEGHAVRATLLCTGLVSTALATGRDDYLTEARRLWENMVDRRMYITGGLGSSADQERFGADYELPNSGYLETCAAVGGGFFHHNMCLALADARYADELERALYNGVLSGVSLKGDSYFYENPLEARANHQRWSWHACPCCPPMFLKMMGALPGLIYAQEQDAVYVNLFVGSRAELTFSGTKVELRQTTDYPWDGEIKISVAPERETEFAVNVRLPAWCREPALRLNGKSLITVDRVSGYARLRRRWQRGDEIALSLPMPVERIKAHPKVAADIGRVAFQRGPIIYCLEGLDNGGHVRNLVIPSEAELRTERRMDLLGGVTIIKGSALALHRTSPPDKLYFAPDRYAGLSEVEFTAIPYFANANRTPSEMLVWAAETKDKAEPLPPPTLASRATPSASHCWQLDTVSALNDQLDPAASDDTTIPRFTWWDHRGTTEWVQYDFERPKKVSSVEVYWWDERRLKAHCRVPQSWRLLYRTPSDEWKPVPHAAGYPVEIDRFNRVSFDPVQTKALRIEVQLQPNWSGGILEWRVD